From one Lactiplantibacillus paraplantarum genomic stretch:
- the eno gene encoding phosphopyruvate hydratase — MSIITDIYAREVLDSRGNPTVEVELYTESGAFGRGIVPSGASTGEHEAVELRDGDKSRFMGKGVTKAVDNVNKLIAKEIVGYDVTDQRAIDQAMIKLDGTPNKAKLGANAILGVSIAAARAAADELEMPLYNYLGGFNAHVLPTPMMNVINGGAHANNDVDFQEFMIMPVGASSVKEAIRMGSETFHNLKAILNERGYSTAVGDEGGFAPDLKNNEEPFEILVEAIERAGYKPGKDIAIAFDCAASEFYNEETGKYDLKGEGENGQSFTAEEFVDLLDSIVDKYPIVSIEDPLDENNWEDWQMATAKLGKKVQIVGDDLFVTNTDYLAKGIKMGVANSILIKVNQIGTLTETVEAIEMAKEAGYTAIVSHRSGETEDTTIADLVVAMNAGQIKTGSMSRTERIAKYNQLMRIEDQLESTSEYKGIHGFYNLDEAARNTITSK; from the coding sequence ATGTCTATTATTACAGATATTTATGCTCGCGAAGTCTTAGACTCACGTGGTAACCCAACTGTTGAAGTTGAACTTTATACTGAAAGTGGCGCATTTGGCCGCGGTATCGTTCCTTCAGGTGCCTCAACTGGTGAACATGAAGCCGTTGAATTACGTGACGGTGACAAGAGCCGTTTCATGGGCAAGGGTGTTACTAAAGCCGTTGACAATGTTAACAAGTTAATTGCTAAGGAAATTGTTGGTTACGATGTAACTGACCAACGTGCCATTGACCAAGCTATGATCAAGTTAGATGGTACTCCTAACAAAGCTAAGTTAGGCGCTAACGCTATCTTAGGTGTTTCCATTGCCGCTGCCCGTGCTGCTGCTGACGAACTTGAAATGCCTTTATACAACTACCTTGGCGGCTTCAACGCTCACGTTTTACCAACACCAATGATGAACGTTATCAATGGTGGGGCCCACGCCAACAACGACGTTGACTTCCAAGAATTCATGATCATGCCTGTTGGTGCTTCTTCAGTTAAAGAAGCTATCCGGATGGGTTCAGAAACTTTCCACAACTTGAAAGCGATCTTGAACGAACGCGGTTACTCAACTGCCGTTGGTGATGAAGGTGGTTTTGCACCTGACTTGAAGAACAACGAAGAACCATTCGAAATCTTAGTTGAAGCTATCGAACGTGCCGGTTACAAGCCTGGTAAGGATATTGCCATTGCCTTTGACTGTGCCGCTTCAGAATTCTACAACGAAGAAACTGGCAAGTACGACTTAAAGGGTGAAGGCGAAAATGGTCAATCATTTACTGCCGAAGAATTCGTTGACTTACTTGACAGCATCGTTGACAAGTACCCAATCGTTTCCATCGAAGATCCTTTGGATGAAAACAACTGGGAAGACTGGCAAATGGCAACTGCCAAGCTTGGTAAGAAAGTTCAAATCGTTGGTGACGACTTATTCGTTACGAACACGGACTACCTTGCAAAGGGTATCAAGATGGGCGTTGCTAACTCAATCTTAATCAAGGTTAACCAAATTGGTACTTTAACTGAAACTGTTGAAGCTATCGAAATGGCTAAAGAAGCTGGCTACACTGCCATCGTTTCTCACCGTTCTGGTGAAACTGAAGACACGACCATTGCTGACTTAGTTGTCGCAATGAACGCTGGCCAAATCAAGACTGGTTCAATGAGCCGTACTGAACGGATTGCTAAATACAATCAATTAATGCGGATTGAAGACCAACTTGAAAGCACTTCAGAATACAAAGGTATCCACGGCTTCTACAACTTAGAC
- the tpiA gene encoding triose-phosphate isomerase, translating to MRTPIIAGNWKMNKTASEALAFVNAVKDQLPDPSKVESVVAAPALFLQEMVEAAKGSDLKIAAENAYFEDAGAFTGETSPAALADLGVDYVVIGHSERRGYFHETDEDINKKAHAIFKNGMKPIICCGETLEQREAGQAESWVSGQIKAALKDLSADQVSSLVIAYEPIWAIGTGKTATSDQAEEICAVVRKTVADLYSQEVADKVRIQYGGSVKPANVNELMGKADIDGGLVGGASLQPDSFLELVNYQNN from the coding sequence GTGCGTACACCTATTATTGCCGGTAACTGGAAAATGAACAAAACGGCTAGCGAAGCTTTAGCTTTCGTTAATGCTGTCAAGGATCAATTACCAGATCCATCAAAAGTTGAATCAGTTGTTGCTGCCCCAGCCCTTTTCTTACAAGAAATGGTTGAAGCTGCCAAGGGTTCTGATTTAAAGATTGCTGCTGAAAATGCTTACTTTGAAGATGCTGGGGCCTTTACTGGTGAAACTTCACCAGCCGCTTTAGCTGACTTAGGCGTTGACTATGTTGTTATTGGTCATTCAGAACGTCGTGGCTATTTCCACGAAACTGACGAAGACATTAACAAAAAAGCCCATGCTATCTTTAAGAACGGCATGAAGCCAATCATCTGCTGTGGTGAAACGTTGGAACAACGTGAAGCTGGCCAAGCAGAATCATGGGTTTCTGGCCAAATCAAAGCTGCTTTGAAGGATTTATCAGCTGACCAAGTAAGTTCATTGGTTATTGCTTATGAACCAATCTGGGCCATCGGTACTGGTAAGACGGCTACGAGTGACCAAGCCGAAGAAATTTGTGCGGTTGTTCGTAAGACTGTTGCTGACCTTTACTCACAAGAAGTTGCTGATAAAGTTCGGATTCAATACGGTGGTAGTGTTAAACCAGCCAACGTTAACGAATTAATGGGCAAAGCTGATATCGACGGTGGTTTAGTCGGTGGTGCTTCATTACAACCTGATTCATTCTTGGAACTTGTTAATTACCAAAATAACTAA